One Sediminicola sp. YIK13 DNA segment encodes these proteins:
- a CDS encoding SRPBCC family protein yields MIKQAREIPIIVEQEYNVPVSVLWVAITNLDHMKGWFFDNIPAFEPEVGFQTSFPVHLDERTFTHQWSIIKVVHLKKITYHWSYSEYEGEGLVTFELFDDGNKSSLRLTNVGLETFPDDIPEFSRESAENGWDYFIKQNLKKYLETSLP; encoded by the coding sequence ATGATTAAACAAGCCCGTGAAATCCCTATTATCGTAGAACAAGAATACAATGTGCCCGTATCGGTACTTTGGGTTGCCATTACCAATTTGGATCATATGAAAGGCTGGTTTTTTGATAACATCCCCGCCTTTGAGCCAGAAGTCGGATTTCAAACCAGTTTTCCAGTGCATTTGGACGAACGCACTTTTACCCATCAGTGGTCTATTATAAAGGTAGTGCACCTTAAAAAAATCACATACCATTGGAGCTACTCAGAATATGAGGGGGAAGGTTTGGTGACCTTTGAACTATTCGACGACGGGAACAAGAGCAGCCTCCGTCTTACCAACGTGGGATTGGAAACATTCCCAGACGATATCCCTGAATTTTCTAGGGAAAGCGCCGAAAATGGGTGGGATTATTTCATCAAACAAAACCTTAAAAAGTACCTTGAAACCAGTTTGCCTTAG
- a CDS encoding porin family protein: MKKYFTILVVLVAISNSVLAQEVNIGIKGGLNSYTIGGDDTEDIDSKLGYNIGLLGHIHLSERFGLQPEIVYSTQGAKASEGNGDVKISLDYINVPVLFQYMYDNGFRIQAGPQVGFLTSAKAKADGITVDLDDSFKTIDFGLSIGASYVHPPSGFGVDARYNLGLSNINEDSSSKNYNRGFQIGVFYLFKHKS; the protein is encoded by the coding sequence ATGAAAAAATATTTTACAATTTTAGTAGTATTAGTGGCAATCAGCAATTCTGTTTTAGCACAAGAAGTAAATATTGGAATTAAAGGGGGATTAAACTCCTACACAATTGGCGGCGATGATACCGAGGATATTGACAGTAAATTGGGATACAATATTGGACTTTTGGGGCATATCCACTTATCCGAAAGATTTGGTCTACAGCCAGAAATTGTGTATTCTACACAAGGAGCAAAAGCCAGCGAAGGTAACGGGGACGTGAAAATATCTTTGGATTATATCAATGTGCCGGTTCTTTTCCAGTACATGTACGATAATGGATTCAGAATCCAAGCCGGACCACAAGTTGGTTTTTTAACCAGTGCTAAAGCCAAGGCCGATGGCATTACCGTAGATCTGGATGATTCTTTCAAGACCATTGATTTTGGACTAAGTATAGGAGCCAGTTACGTGCACCCTCCATCAGGTTTCGGAGTAGACGCTCGTTATAACCTGGGACTTAGCAATATCAATGAGGATAGTTCTTCAAAAAACTACAACAGAGGTTTTCAAATTGGAGTCTTTTATTTGTTCAAACATAAATCCTAA
- the ypfJ gene encoding KPN_02809 family neutral zinc metallopeptidase: protein MKWRGRRQSSNVQDKRGQSGSSRGIGGFNPTLLGPLIKLLFSKTGLIIVGVLLVFSFITGNNPLNFLGNLFLGGDTQAVSTESYQGTEEENMQAEFSATILASTEDVWNKILEGYKEPTLVLFTGYVSSACGSASSATGPFYCPGDQKLYLDLSFFQDMERQMNAPGDFAQAYVIAHEVGHHVQKLMGTMDKVNRLRGQLSETEFNKISVRLELQADFYAGVWANHSQRMTQMMESGDLEEALNAANAIGDDRLQRQSTGKVVPDSFTHGTSEQRIRWFKKGFDTGDISQGDTFSAKSL from the coding sequence ATGAAATGGAGAGGTAGGCGTCAAAGTTCAAATGTGCAAGATAAAAGAGGTCAGTCCGGTTCCAGTAGGGGCATAGGTGGATTTAATCCTACGTTATTGGGTCCATTGATTAAGCTTCTTTTTTCTAAAACCGGTTTAATTATAGTCGGGGTGTTATTGGTATTTTCCTTTATTACGGGTAATAATCCCTTAAATTTTCTAGGAAATCTCTTTCTCGGGGGTGATACGCAGGCAGTGTCTACAGAATCCTACCAAGGCACTGAAGAGGAAAATATGCAGGCCGAATTCAGCGCCACTATTTTAGCCAGCACTGAAGATGTGTGGAATAAAATTTTAGAGGGTTACAAAGAGCCGACCTTGGTGTTATTTACTGGTTACGTCTCATCTGCCTGCGGTTCTGCATCAAGTGCTACGGGTCCTTTCTATTGTCCTGGGGATCAAAAGTTATATCTGGATCTTAGTTTTTTTCAGGATATGGAACGTCAAATGAATGCTCCGGGTGATTTTGCACAGGCCTATGTCATAGCCCACGAGGTTGGGCATCATGTCCAAAAATTAATGGGTACAATGGATAAGGTGAATCGCTTGAGGGGGCAATTAAGCGAAACTGAATTTAATAAGATTTCGGTGCGATTGGAATTACAGGCCGACTTCTATGCCGGGGTATGGGCAAATCATTCGCAACGTATGACACAAATGATGGAGAGTGGTGATTTAGAAGAGGCACTTAACGCTGCCAATGCTATTGGTGATGATCGGTTACAGCGTCAATCGACCGGAAAGGTGGTCCCCGATTCATTTACCCACGGTACCTCAGAACAACGGATTAGATGGTTTAAGAAGGGGTTTGATACCGGGGATATTTCACAAGGAGATACATTTAGTGCAAAATCCCTTTGA
- a CDS encoding response regulator, with amino-acid sequence MNKNGAIIIIEDDADDQEFFSEVFKELNYKNEIIFFNDGQEALDYLIGNSIEPFIVISDINMPKLNGLELRKQIHENESLRLKTIPYLFFTTSAAQEAVIEAYSKSIQGFFVKPSSFEGLKSTMKTIVEYWQKCESPNFVE; translated from the coding sequence ATGAATAAGAATGGAGCAATAATTATAATTGAAGATGACGCTGATGACCAAGAGTTTTTTAGTGAAGTATTTAAAGAACTTAATTATAAAAATGAAATTATTTTTTTTAATGACGGACAAGAAGCGCTTGATTATTTGATCGGCAATTCCATAGAGCCCTTCATCGTTATTTCTGACATCAATATGCCAAAACTCAATGGCCTCGAGTTAAGAAAGCAAATTCATGAAAACGAGAGTCTACGTTTAAAAACTATACCTTACTTATTTTTTACAACAAGTGCTGCACAAGAAGCTGTAATTGAAGCTTATTCGAAATCTATTCAGGGTTTTTTTGTCAAACCTTCTAGTTTTGAAGGTTTAAAAAGTACTATGAAGACCATAGTTGAATATTGGCAAAAGTGCGAATCTCCAAACTTTGTTGAGTAA
- a CDS encoding PLP-dependent transferase — MEEHKMLDYIKEVLNNMPQGWVGLTTHRLDIYNEKLAKTQFLDQFQNLYNSNNADTSALNELPTAYDYIRLGHPLSCILEWAIAKLNARNLESVISFSSKTAPILAVLRKNLLEKKNTQILYKGALPDFFDAEILQGVYGYKFDLTKVDSLSETSKFNDSTIFISQQEDFSTVDLTLPKAKEIDFFITMYANLGSVLIANGVQNEDYISEIQHVRRRETIAMTPTNCLTALESLIDKSSFVTQKNIPEIQQEKSNKKRVLDSIKEITGTTATPMIASSGLSMQYAIMMGLIHRALENHKGKAIKFIVPPNCYGGTNDQARRVAACIDNAEVVDLPVDGDNDMVQSLDTILDKIANEDAIPYIIAEIPTNPRVEVPDLKELKSVLSAARKTAKGAVAIDPVFILDQTFCPNVHFLGEGEILSTVRAISYASGSKFPSGGKCTAGYGVVNKKAEALMGKIDMHLRLCDNEATEHQIEILSKQLPSMNQRIEDAYKNTREFVTYIKETLPEAKINFVSEELAQQGFTPSVFSLDLPTKGTTDEEREAYKRALNLKLINLMITEIPHESKYCVSYGQLHGCYWTIPATSTQGTTKEGDKDYIARVSLSPDMDVERHKKVFLDFVENI; from the coding sequence ATGGAAGAGCATAAAATGTTGGATTATATTAAAGAGGTATTAAATAATATGCCACAGGGCTGGGTGGGTCTTACCACACATCGATTGGATATTTATAATGAAAAACTGGCTAAAACCCAGTTCTTAGATCAGTTCCAAAACTTATATAACAGCAATAATGCTGATACCTCAGCCCTCAATGAATTACCTACCGCATACGACTATATTAGGTTAGGCCATCCCCTATCCTGTATCTTGGAATGGGCCATTGCAAAACTAAATGCCCGTAACCTTGAAAGTGTCATCAGTTTTTCCTCAAAGACGGCCCCGATTCTAGCTGTTTTAAGAAAGAATTTGCTAGAAAAAAAGAACACCCAAATTCTTTATAAAGGAGCACTGCCCGATTTTTTTGATGCTGAGATCCTGCAGGGCGTTTATGGATATAAATTTGATTTAACAAAGGTGGACAGCCTATCAGAAACTTCCAAATTCAACGATAGTACCATTTTCATTTCTCAACAAGAGGATTTTTCTACTGTTGATCTTACCCTACCGAAGGCTAAAGAGATCGACTTTTTTATTACCATGTATGCGAACTTGGGGAGTGTTTTGATAGCCAACGGAGTACAGAATGAGGATTATATCTCTGAAATTCAACATGTGAGAAGACGGGAGACCATTGCAATGACCCCCACCAACTGTCTTACGGCCTTAGAGTCGCTCATAGATAAATCATCTTTTGTAACCCAGAAAAATATTCCCGAAATCCAACAGGAGAAATCAAACAAAAAAAGGGTACTAGACTCCATCAAGGAGATCACAGGGACCACCGCAACACCCATGATAGCTTCCAGTGGATTATCCATGCAGTATGCGATAATGATGGGGCTCATACACCGTGCCCTCGAAAACCATAAAGGAAAGGCCATTAAATTCATTGTTCCTCCTAATTGCTATGGTGGCACAAATGACCAGGCAAGACGGGTTGCCGCTTGCATTGACAATGCGGAAGTAGTAGATTTACCTGTGGATGGTGACAACGATATGGTTCAAAGCCTTGACACCATTTTAGATAAAATTGCAAACGAAGATGCCATCCCTTATATCATAGCTGAAATTCCAACAAACCCTAGAGTTGAAGTTCCCGATCTTAAAGAATTAAAATCCGTTTTAAGTGCGGCCCGTAAAACAGCTAAGGGTGCAGTAGCTATAGATCCCGTTTTTATTTTAGATCAAACCTTCTGTCCCAATGTGCACTTTTTAGGGGAAGGCGAAATACTCTCCACAGTGAGAGCAATTTCGTATGCCAGTGGCTCCAAATTTCCCAGCGGCGGAAAATGCACAGCTGGCTATGGTGTGGTAAATAAAAAAGCGGAAGCCTTGATGGGCAAGATAGACATGCATCTGAGACTTTGTGATAACGAGGCCACAGAGCATCAAATCGAAATTCTGTCAAAACAACTGCCATCCATGAATCAGCGGATTGAGGATGCCTATAAGAATACCCGAGAATTTGTCACCTACATCAAGGAAACACTACCAGAGGCGAAAATCAATTTTGTTTCAGAAGAATTGGCACAACAAGGCTTTACTCCTTCTGTGTTTTCATTGGATCTTCCCACCAAAGGAACTACCGATGAAGAAAGGGAAGCTTATAAGAGGGCATTGAATTTGAAGTTGATCAATTTAATGATCACTGAAATTCCACATGAAAGCAAATATTGTGTGAGTTATGGGCAGTTACATGGATGTTACTGGACGATCCCCGCTACATCAACCCAGGGAACTACCAAGGAAGGCGACAAGGATTACATTGCCCGTGTGTCACTATCTCCCGATATGGATGTAGAACGCCATAAAAAGGTATTTTTAGATTTTGTTGAAAATATTTGA
- a CDS encoding YdeI/OmpD-associated family protein, with protein MNLNFFATHSEFKSWLEAHHEMDKEVLVGYYKVKSNKPSMTWSESVDVALCYGWIDGVRTSIDDERYFIRFTPRKSNSIWSAVNISKMDHLIKSGRMTQKGLASFELRRESKSRIYSYEKEPELLAKAYENKFKANKGAWKFFIAQAPSYRSKIIHRIMSAKQEKTRLARLENAIIESANLKRLK; from the coding sequence ATGAATCTGAATTTTTTTGCGACCCATTCTGAATTTAAAAGCTGGCTAGAGGCCCATCACGAAATGGACAAGGAAGTGTTGGTAGGGTATTACAAGGTAAAAAGCAATAAACCCAGTATGACCTGGTCAGAATCCGTGGATGTGGCACTTTGTTACGGTTGGATCGATGGAGTTAGGACCTCTATAGACGATGAGCGGTACTTTATTCGATTTACCCCCAGAAAAAGCAACAGCATTTGGAGTGCGGTGAATATTAGTAAGATGGACCATCTAATAAAAAGTGGCCGAATGACCCAAAAAGGACTGGCAAGTTTTGAGTTACGGCGAGAAAGTAAATCTCGAATATATTCCTACGAAAAGGAACCGGAACTTCTCGCTAAGGCATATGAAAATAAGTTTAAGGCCAACAAAGGGGCCTGGAAATTTTTCATAGCCCAGGCCCCTTCATATCGATCTAAAATCATCCATAGGATCATGTCCGCCAAACAAGAGAAAACAAGGCTTGCCCGTTTGGAAAATGCCATCATTGAAAGTGCCAATCTAAAACGCCTCAAATAA
- a CDS encoding aldo/keto reductase: MEKYFKLNNNVKIPSIGFGTWQTPEGETAINSIKIAVQTGYRHIDAAAIYGNEKSIGVSIKECGLERKELFVTSKVWNTERGYETTLKAFEKTLKDLQLDYLDLYLIHWPASAHQFNNWREINADTWKAMEKLYTEGKIRALGLSNFMEHHLEALLDNANIKPSVNQIEYHPGCMQDACVNYCNENNILVEGWSPLGRGKVLEHKMLKEIAFKYNKSVAQVCIRWALQNKVLPLPKSTTPHRIKENFDVFDFEISASNMKAINQLDNFGSSGLHPDTIDF, translated from the coding sequence ATGGAAAAATATTTTAAACTGAACAATAATGTCAAAATCCCATCCATAGGTTTTGGGACCTGGCAAACACCCGAGGGGGAAACTGCAATAAATTCCATAAAAATTGCAGTACAAACGGGTTATAGACATATAGATGCTGCTGCCATTTATGGGAATGAAAAAAGTATTGGTGTTAGTATAAAAGAATGTGGTCTTGAACGAAAAGAGCTTTTTGTAACAAGCAAAGTATGGAACACTGAACGTGGGTATGAAACCACCTTGAAGGCTTTTGAAAAGACACTAAAAGATTTGCAGTTAGACTATCTTGATCTTTATCTTATCCATTGGCCTGCCTCTGCCCATCAATTCAACAATTGGCGAGAGATTAATGCAGATACTTGGAAAGCCATGGAAAAACTTTACACCGAAGGAAAGATCCGGGCCCTTGGCCTCAGCAATTTTATGGAACATCATCTTGAGGCTTTACTGGACAATGCAAATATTAAACCTTCGGTCAATCAGATAGAATATCATCCGGGATGTATGCAAGATGCTTGTGTGAACTACTGCAACGAAAATAACATCCTGGTAGAAGGGTGGAGCCCCCTTGGAAGAGGTAAGGTATTGGAGCATAAAATGTTGAAAGAAATTGCTTTTAAATATAATAAATCCGTGGCTCAGGTGTGTATTCGTTGGGCACTGCAAAACAAGGTGCTCCCGTTGCCAAAATCTACCACCCCTCATCGCATAAAGGAAAACTTTGATGTTTTTGATTTTGAAATTTCAGCATCCAATATGAAAGCCATCAATCAATTGGACAATTTTGGAAGTTCTGGGTTACATCCAGACACCATTGATTTTTAA
- a CDS encoding DUF885 domain-containing protein, protein MKLISSILIILLTVFIGCKEQKPAPARDDSASLDSLFQEYYHFKQRINPIEASKGGESKYNDHIANYISDPYQKELKTNYGQFLEASKEYDSTMVSPAQWMSLKVLQWDCNIKLEGLNNNLVTIASPIYDMPSFELMPLAQISSLQLYVAQLATGKSVQPFHTVKDYENWLKRVDDYLVFLDTCIVKMKVGMSRAVVLPKVLTEKMVPQLNAFITDPVEDHLFFTPITAMPKDFSQEDRERLSIAYSKMITDKLKPKYKDLQQFLIQQYLPSCRESSGLGALPNGPETYNYLIKYHTTTNMTVDEIHELGKSEVTRILIEMEKAKTKIGFKGDIKSFFEHIRTRKDQMPFTEASQVIDNFNSIKDRMGLKLKDVFDISPRADFEVRRTEAFREASASAEYVPGTKDGSRAGIFYVPIPDVTSYNKYADEALFLHEAIPGHHYQLSLQQENTNLPEFLHPESMGVFVEGWALYAESLGKELGLYEDPIQYFGMLSMEMHRAIRLVVDTGIHGKGWTREQAIQYSLENEAESEVAVISEIERYMATPGQALSYKIGQLKIRELRTRAESALGEAFSIQEFHNQVLNSGSLPLVLLEEKIEAWIKNGGKKS, encoded by the coding sequence ATGAAACTAATCTCCTCAATCCTTATCATCCTTTTAACAGTGTTCATAGGATGCAAAGAACAAAAGCCAGCCCCTGCACGCGATGATTCAGCCTCCCTGGACAGTCTGTTCCAAGAATATTACCACTTCAAGCAGCGCATCAACCCTATAGAAGCTAGCAAAGGTGGGGAATCCAAATACAATGACCATATTGCCAATTATATTTCCGATCCATACCAAAAGGAGCTAAAAACCAACTACGGACAATTTTTGGAAGCCTCCAAGGAGTATGATTCCACTATGGTCTCCCCTGCCCAATGGATGAGCTTGAAAGTATTACAGTGGGACTGTAATATAAAATTAGAGGGACTCAACAATAACTTGGTCACCATTGCCTCCCCTATATACGATATGCCCAGTTTTGAATTGATGCCGCTGGCACAGATCTCCTCCCTACAGTTATATGTGGCTCAACTTGCCACCGGAAAGAGCGTACAGCCTTTTCATACCGTAAAAGATTATGAAAACTGGCTGAAAAGGGTAGATGACTACCTCGTATTTTTGGATACCTGTATAGTTAAAATGAAAGTTGGGATGTCCAGGGCCGTTGTTCTACCAAAAGTGCTAACAGAAAAGATGGTTCCCCAATTGAACGCCTTCATTACCGATCCAGTGGAGGACCATTTATTTTTCACCCCTATTACCGCAATGCCCAAAGATTTCTCCCAAGAAGACCGTGAGCGACTATCAATAGCATACAGCAAAATGATTACGGATAAACTAAAGCCCAAATACAAAGACCTGCAACAATTCCTTATTCAGCAATACCTCCCTTCGTGCAGGGAATCCTCTGGTTTGGGGGCCTTGCCCAATGGGCCTGAAACTTATAACTATCTCATAAAATACCATACCACCACCAATATGACGGTAGACGAGATTCACGAACTGGGAAAAAGTGAGGTTACCCGCATCCTTATAGAAATGGAAAAGGCAAAAACCAAGATTGGATTCAAAGGGGACATCAAATCCTTTTTTGAACATATTAGAACCAGAAAAGATCAGATGCCTTTTACGGAGGCAAGTCAGGTGATTGATAATTTCAATAGTATTAAAGATAGGATGGGCCTCAAACTAAAGGACGTTTTTGATATTAGTCCGAGAGCCGATTTTGAAGTAAGGCGAACAGAAGCCTTCCGCGAAGCATCGGCAAGTGCGGAATACGTTCCCGGAACCAAAGATGGGTCCAGGGCAGGTATCTTTTATGTACCCATTCCAGATGTGACCTCCTATAACAAATATGCCGATGAAGCCCTCTTTTTACATGAGGCCATACCAGGACACCACTACCAATTATCATTACAACAAGAGAACACCAACCTGCCCGAATTCCTTCACCCAGAAAGTATGGGCGTTTTTGTAGAAGGCTGGGCCCTCTATGCTGAATCCTTGGGAAAAGAATTGGGGCTTTATGAAGATCCTATCCAATACTTTGGGATGCTGAGCATGGAAATGCACAGGGCTATTCGTTTGGTGGTAGATACCGGTATCCATGGCAAAGGGTGGACCAGGGAACAGGCGATACAATATTCATTGGAAAACGAAGCCGAATCTGAAGTAGCAGTAATTTCCGAGATAGAACGCTATATGGCCACTCCGGGTCAGGCCTTGTCCTACAAGATAGGCCAGTTGAAAATCAGGGAATTGAGGACCAGGGCAGAATCTGCCTTGGGAGAAGCTTTTAGCATTCAGGAATTCCACAACCAGGTACTAAATTCGGGTAGCCTCCCCTTGGTGCTCTTGGAGGAAAAAATTGAGGCGTGGATCAAAAATGGGGGTAAGAAAAGCTAA
- a CDS encoding CPBP family intramembrane glutamic endopeptidase, which yields MNLDTEPAVPISSNYKGFLIDIIIYVSVMFLIREIYIPKIGFIANGLFWSLSTLIIASWRMKARGVTWKDLGLKTPRNLWKTVAISLGIFVSIMLSIILFEIFKDNIPFPISPDTSVESAVSKFGDLKGNWGQFLLIMPFIWLESMLEELLDRGFLMNWIEKLFSMTSLATVIAVVVQALIFGFRHSNDFSERSITVGLIGLIMGIAYVKFGRNLWPLIIAHCILNSISMVERVI from the coding sequence ATGAATTTAGATACTGAGCCTGCTGTCCCTATTTCATCGAATTACAAAGGATTTCTCATCGACATCATAATTTATGTATCGGTCATGTTTTTGATTAGAGAAATTTACATCCCAAAAATTGGTTTTATCGCGAATGGACTTTTTTGGTCACTTTCAACTTTAATTATTGCCAGTTGGAGAATGAAGGCAAGGGGTGTTACATGGAAAGATTTAGGACTCAAGACCCCTAGAAATCTATGGAAAACAGTTGCTATATCTTTAGGTATTTTCGTCTCTATAATGCTCTCAATAATACTCTTTGAGATTTTTAAAGACAATATCCCCTTCCCAATTTCACCCGATACTTCTGTTGAAAGTGCTGTCTCCAAGTTTGGAGACCTAAAAGGAAATTGGGGTCAGTTTCTTTTGATCATGCCCTTCATTTGGCTAGAATCTATGCTAGAAGAATTACTGGATAGAGGTTTTTTAATGAATTGGATTGAAAAGCTATTCTCAATGACTTCCCTCGCCACGGTCATAGCTGTAGTAGTACAAGCTCTCATTTTTGGATTCAGACACTCCAATGATTTTTCAGAAAGATCAATTACGGTTGGACTTATCGGCTTAATTATGGGAATAGCTTACGTGAAATTTGGAAGAAATTTATGGCCCTTAATTATTGCCCATTGCATATTGAATAGCATATCCATGGTAGAGCGGGTAATATGA
- a CDS encoding VanZ family protein: protein MAFFRSSREKRLWTWSLVVLIGIYATLLISKPLMDKMRESGITVAGFLAVMFLVALTVVLHGLRVKMGRTEIIVWIGIGAVYLMVLLRITVLVERSHLMEYSVLAVFIHEALLERKKQGGKIGFPTILAIGLTILFGAIDEGIQFFLPHRVFDIQDIIFNSMAAVMAMGSSKALSWARKKINKSK, encoded by the coding sequence ATGGCATTCTTCAGATCTTCTCGGGAAAAACGACTTTGGACATGGTCCTTGGTGGTGCTTATTGGAATTTATGCCACCCTTCTGATAAGCAAGCCCCTGATGGACAAAATGCGTGAAAGCGGAATTACTGTGGCAGGTTTTTTAGCCGTTATGTTCTTGGTAGCCCTTACCGTGGTCTTGCACGGTTTAAGAGTGAAAATGGGAAGAACCGAAATTATAGTCTGGATAGGTATTGGGGCTGTTTACCTAATGGTTCTATTGCGTATCACCGTTCTAGTGGAGCGGAGCCACCTGATGGAGTACAGTGTCCTCGCTGTCTTTATCCACGAAGCCCTTTTGGAACGCAAGAAACAAGGGGGAAAAATTGGTTTTCCCACCATCCTGGCCATAGGCCTGACCATCCTTTTTGGGGCTATTGATGAAGGCATACAATTCTTTCTACCCCACAGAGTCTTTGATATCCAGGATATCATTTTCAACTCCATGGCGGCCGTAATGGCCATGGGTTCCAGTAAGGCACTGAGTTGGGCCCGAAAAAAGATCAATAAGTCCAAATGA
- a CDS encoding YybH family protein, producing the protein MKHLKHDILLMALILLSSFNLVAQNYSGEQKDIDAILKNIENFSQYYMNADYQMLAACYSLDGKIFPNNAQIIEGRDAIEKRWTLPQGVEILKHQVTPIEIKVINEYAYDYGIYEGETLRANGNTITWKGKYVIVWKKVDGEWKIYLDIWNDIKA; encoded by the coding sequence ATGAAGCACTTAAAGCACGACATCCTCCTCATGGCGCTCATCCTTTTATCTTCCTTTAATTTAGTTGCCCAAAACTATTCTGGGGAACAGAAAGACATTGATGCCATTTTGAAGAACATTGAAAATTTCTCCCAATACTACATGAATGCCGATTACCAAATGTTGGCAGCATGTTATTCATTAGATGGAAAAATATTCCCAAATAATGCACAAATCATAGAGGGAAGAGATGCTATTGAAAAAAGATGGACACTCCCACAAGGTGTGGAAATTTTAAAGCACCAAGTGACCCCCATAGAAATCAAGGTGATCAACGAGTATGCCTATGACTATGGCATTTATGAAGGTGAGACGCTACGGGCAAATGGGAATACAATCACTTGGAAAGGAAAATACGTGATTGTTTGGAAAAAAGTTGATGGAGAATGGAAAATTTATTTAGATATCTGGAACGATATTAAAGCCTGA
- a CDS encoding DUF6920 family protein, producing the protein MRIAIAILIGVHGIIHLFGFFKAFGISEFNAISQPISKPYGIFWFLTFLLFAFTVFLILAHSDYWFLSSYLALTISQVLIFNSWSDSKFGTIVNVIILMATIIGYSSFNFKNKIKEERRSLFENSHVSIHKKVLEESIIDLPPITQKWLIHSGIIGKELITNVFLVQELQLKMKPDQTNWNCGAAQQYFTTQPPAFNWNINTEMNPLLSIVGRDKFENGKGEMIIKLLSLIPVANAKNDNKVNQATLQRYLAEIVWFPTMSLSPYIKWEAIDEHSARATMEYKGTTGSGVFYFDKIGNFEKFVAMRYEDSKAIKPTEWTVTATKTEERNGIKIPVECKASWKLKDGEWTWLKLKITNIQYNVKEMPVADNALLSQVSK; encoded by the coding sequence ATGCGAATAGCTATTGCCATATTAATTGGAGTACATGGAATTATTCATTTATTCGGATTTTTCAAAGCATTCGGCATATCTGAATTTAATGCAATTTCTCAACCAATTTCGAAACCTTATGGAATATTCTGGTTCTTGACATTTTTACTTTTTGCTTTTACCGTATTTTTAATTCTTGCTCATTCAGATTATTGGTTCTTAAGCAGTTATTTGGCTTTAACTATTTCTCAGGTTTTAATTTTTAACTCCTGGTCTGATTCAAAATTTGGCACTATAGTGAATGTCATTATTCTTATGGCGACAATTATTGGGTATTCTAGTTTCAACTTTAAGAATAAAATCAAAGAAGAAAGAAGATCACTATTTGAAAATTCACATGTGTCAATCCATAAAAAGGTTTTAGAAGAGTCCATTATAGATTTACCACCAATTACTCAGAAATGGCTAATCCATAGTGGAATAATCGGCAAGGAATTGATTACTAACGTATTTTTAGTTCAAGAACTACAACTAAAAATGAAACCAGACCAAACAAATTGGAACTGTGGTGCGGCCCAGCAATATTTTACTACGCAACCGCCAGCGTTTAATTGGAACATTAATACTGAAATGAACCCATTATTAAGTATTGTTGGCCGAGATAAGTTTGAAAACGGTAAAGGTGAAATGATCATTAAGCTTTTGTCACTTATTCCAGTTGCAAATGCAAAAAATGATAACAAGGTAAACCAAGCAACTTTACAGCGTTATTTGGCGGAAATCGTATGGTTCCCTACCATGTCTCTGAGTCCTTATATAAAATGGGAAGCTATAGACGAACATTCAGCTAGAGCAACAATGGAATATAAAGGAACTACAGGTTCAGGGGTATTCTATTTTGACAAAATCGGAAATTTTGAAAAATTTGTGGCAATGCGTTATGAAGATTCTAAAGCAATCAAACCTACTGAATGGACTGTAACTGCAACAAAAACTGAGGAACGGAATGGGATCAAAATTCCTGTCGAGTGCAAAGCAAGTTGGAAATTGAAGGATGGTGAATGGACTTGGCTAAAATTAAAAATAACGAACATACAATACAACGTGAAGGAAATGCCAGTGGCCGATAATGCGCTTCTATCTCAAGTTTCAAAATAG
- a CDS encoding zinc ribbon domain-containing protein translates to MKTYKNCQSCGMPIRKDPKKGGSNADGSRSLMYCSYCYQDGAFTQPHFSVDDMKKFCVGKMKEMGFPGMVARLFAAGLPRLERWKNNK, encoded by the coding sequence ATGAAAACATACAAGAATTGTCAGAGTTGTGGCATGCCTATTCGTAAAGACCCTAAAAAAGGCGGTTCCAACGCGGATGGCTCCCGTAGTTTAATGTATTGCAGTTATTGTTATCAGGATGGTGCATTTACCCAGCCCCACTTTAGCGTGGACGATATGAAAAAGTTCTGTGTCGGGAAAATGAAGGAAATGGGATTTCCCGGGATGGTAGCACGACTCTTTGCTGCGGGACTTCCTAGATTGGAACGGTGGAAGAACAACAAATAG